The Burkholderia pyrrocinia genome includes a region encoding these proteins:
- a CDS encoding STAS/SEC14 domain-containing protein, translated as MIEKVNGLPDGVAGFVATGQVTRQDYEDVLIPAMEAMLRKHAKVRLYYELGIDFTGMDPGAAWEDFKLGVQHITQWERIAVVTNVEWVRFALAAFRFVIPGEIRVYASSDKVAAQAWIIESKSA; from the coding sequence ATGATCGAGAAGGTCAACGGCCTACCGGACGGAGTCGCGGGATTCGTTGCGACGGGGCAGGTCACAAGGCAGGACTATGAAGACGTGTTGATTCCGGCGATGGAAGCGATGCTTCGCAAACACGCCAAGGTACGTTTGTACTATGAACTGGGAATCGATTTCACCGGCATGGATCCAGGCGCGGCTTGGGAGGATTTCAAGCTTGGCGTTCAGCACATCACGCAATGGGAACGCATTGCCGTGGTGACGAACGTCGAATGGGTCCGATTTGCGTTGGCGGCGTTTCGATTCGTGATCCCGGGGGAAATACGGGTATATGCAAGTAGCGACAAAGTGGCGGCACAGGCGTGGATCATCGAAAGCAAGTCCGCGTGA
- a CDS encoding APC family permease: protein MSTTSSLNLEGKLRRDAGIIGLLFASTTSMVGSGWLFGAYHASRIAGPLSIGSWVLGAIIIMLIALCFAELAALFPRSGALVHMSHASHGAGLGRIWCGLLFLAYVPVPAVEAEAIVTYANNYLPWFIQPGSAGLLTAIGFMACGGLLGIMALLNLMVIRWLLSVNSTITWWKVLVPLLTIAGLLGASTHWGVMQAAPDSYHVSGMFTALPAAGIVFSYLGFRTAIDLGGESANPHRNIPLAVIGAVLLAAVIYILLQVAFIYALAPADLADGWNNLSFKGEMGPFAGLAATLGMGWMATLLYIDAYVSPGGTGLMYVTGGSRILFAAGELDAGPRMLTRLNANRIPWVAVLIMWAVGVLFLLPFPAWQQMVSYITSITVLTYGLGPIALLVLRRNMPELHRPFRMSGAGLIAPVAFVCSNLVIYWTGFKTNNFLFSLVAIGFVLYALHHHVVARRSPRDFGWKHIAWLLPWFGGLWLLSWLGGIGGGLGVIGFGWDILLVAIWSAVVLALAMRSALDAGETSEMMERMNETS from the coding sequence ATGAGCACGACCTCGAGCCTCAATCTGGAAGGCAAGCTCCGGCGTGACGCCGGGATCATCGGGCTGCTGTTCGCCAGCACGACCAGCATGGTCGGTTCCGGCTGGCTGTTCGGCGCCTATCACGCATCCCGGATCGCCGGGCCGCTAAGCATCGGTAGTTGGGTCCTGGGTGCGATCATCATCATGCTGATTGCACTTTGTTTCGCGGAACTGGCTGCGCTGTTTCCTCGCAGCGGCGCGCTCGTGCACATGAGTCACGCGAGCCACGGCGCGGGACTGGGGCGCATCTGGTGCGGACTTCTGTTTCTCGCTTATGTGCCGGTCCCGGCAGTCGAGGCGGAGGCGATCGTCACCTACGCGAACAACTATCTCCCGTGGTTCATCCAGCCGGGAAGCGCAGGCCTGTTGACGGCGATCGGCTTCATGGCCTGTGGCGGGCTGCTCGGCATCATGGCCCTGCTGAATCTGATGGTGATCCGCTGGCTGCTGAGCGTGAACTCCACCATTACATGGTGGAAAGTGCTCGTGCCGCTTCTGACGATCGCCGGCCTGCTCGGGGCAAGTACGCACTGGGGTGTGATGCAGGCCGCACCCGACAGTTACCATGTGTCGGGCATGTTCACCGCACTGCCGGCCGCGGGCATCGTCTTCAGCTATCTCGGCTTTCGGACTGCGATCGACCTCGGCGGCGAAAGCGCCAATCCGCATAGAAACATCCCGCTGGCCGTGATCGGCGCGGTGCTTCTCGCCGCTGTCATCTACATCCTGCTTCAGGTGGCGTTCATCTATGCGCTCGCGCCGGCCGACCTTGCCGATGGATGGAACAACCTCAGCTTCAAGGGCGAGATGGGGCCGTTCGCCGGGCTCGCCGCAACTCTCGGCATGGGCTGGATGGCAACGCTGCTCTACATCGACGCGTATGTATCGCCCGGGGGAACCGGACTGATGTATGTCACGGGCGGCTCGCGCATCCTGTTCGCGGCGGGTGAACTGGATGCCGGCCCGCGTATGCTGACGCGGCTGAATGCCAACAGGATTCCGTGGGTCGCCGTACTGATCATGTGGGCAGTCGGTGTGCTGTTCCTGCTGCCGTTTCCGGCCTGGCAGCAGATGGTGAGCTATATCACGTCAATTACCGTTCTCACGTATGGGCTGGGGCCCATCGCGCTGCTGGTTCTGCGGCGCAACATGCCTGAACTGCACCGACCGTTCAGGATGAGTGGAGCCGGGTTGATCGCGCCGGTCGCATTCGTCTGCAGCAATCTCGTCATCTACTGGACCGGCTTCAAGACCAACAACTTCCTGTTCTCGCTTGTCGCAATCGGCTTTGTCCTCTACGCGCTTCACCACCACGTCGTCGCGCGCCGCAGCCCTCGAGACTTCGGCTGGAAGCATATCGCATGGTTGCTGCCCTGGTTTGGCGGGCTGTGGCTGTTGTCCTGGCTGGGTGGAATCGGCGGTGGCCTGGGCGTGATCGGATTTGGCTGGGACATTCTGCTGGTCGCCATCTGGAGCGCGGTTGTGCTTGCACTGGCCATGCGCAGCGCGCTCGATGCCGGGGAGACGTCGGAGATGATGGAGCGCATGAACGAGACCAGTTGA
- a CDS encoding H-NS histone family protein produces the protein MATYLELKAQAEALAQQAEEARLTELDSIIMTMREQIAEYGITAEQLFGRRRVVATNTRAPISPKYQDPKTGATWSGRGKAPQWIAGAKNRDRFLIEQ, from the coding sequence ATGGCTACCTATCTCGAACTCAAGGCTCAAGCTGAAGCACTGGCACAGCAAGCGGAAGAAGCACGGCTCACCGAGCTCGACAGCATCATCATGACAATGCGCGAACAGATCGCCGAATATGGGATCACGGCCGAGCAACTTTTCGGGCGGCGCCGTGTGGTCGCGACGAACACGCGGGCGCCGATCTCGCCGAAGTATCAAGACCCGAAGACCGGCGCGACCTGGAGCGGGCGTGGCAAGGCTCCCCAATGGATTGCGGGCGCGAAGAACCGCGATCGGTTTTTGATCGAACAGTAA
- a CDS encoding c-type cytochrome: protein MRTLSSLSGAALKKRLCLPISLVTLFAVSAILVGLPSTTRAEDGARLAGQLCAACHGVHGHSESPIFPRLSAQTPEYLTAQLKGFREHARGETDARSYMWAIASQLDDATIASLAEYYSHQEPVRGAPGDAALMAKGQEIFEHGVPDRGTAACASCHGAEGQGVGQFPRLAGQHKEYLLRQIDVFRNGTRANAPVMTAVAHTLDSDEAKAVAEWLESR from the coding sequence ATGCGCACTCTATCCTCCCTGTCGGGCGCGGCTCTGAAGAAGCGGCTTTGCTTGCCGATCTCGCTGGTCACTTTGTTTGCAGTCTCGGCGATCCTTGTCGGGTTGCCATCGACTACCCGGGCCGAAGATGGCGCGCGGCTTGCCGGCCAGCTTTGTGCTGCGTGTCACGGGGTACACGGCCATAGCGAGTCACCGATATTTCCTCGGCTGAGCGCCCAGACACCGGAATATCTTACTGCGCAGCTAAAAGGGTTCCGTGAACATGCGCGCGGCGAGACCGATGCCCGTTCGTACATGTGGGCAATCGCATCGCAACTCGACGATGCCACGATCGCATCGCTGGCCGAGTATTACTCGCATCAGGAGCCGGTGCGCGGTGCGCCTGGCGATGCGGCGTTGATGGCGAAGGGGCAGGAAATCTTCGAACATGGCGTGCCTGATCGCGGAACCGCGGCGTGCGCGTCATGCCACGGTGCAGAGGGCCAGGGAGTCGGTCAGTTTCCGCGCCTTGCTGGTCAGCACAAGGAGTATCTGCTTCGCCAGATTGACGTCTTCAGGAACGGCACGCGCGCGAATGCGCCGGTCATGACGGCAGTCGCGCACACCCTTGACTCAGATGAAGCGAAAGCCGTTGCCGAATGGCTCGAGTCCCGCTAA
- the pal gene encoding peptidoglycan-associated lipoprotein Pal, with protein sequence MKGLMRYAVVLVLVLFGGCHSATKTSGTTGMMNQSAANGQAIGTPSTMADELNNPNSPLAKRSIYFDFDSYEVKPEYQSQLQAHADYLRLHPSRHVRIQGNTDERGTSEYNLALGERRSQAVLRTLETLGVPDSQIEAVSFGKEKPVALGHDEASWAQNRRADIVYR encoded by the coding sequence ATGAAAGGCTTGATGCGATATGCGGTGGTGTTGGTGCTCGTACTGTTCGGCGGGTGCCACTCCGCAACCAAGACGTCCGGCACCACCGGCATGATGAATCAGAGCGCTGCAAATGGTCAGGCGATCGGCACGCCTTCGACCATGGCTGACGAGCTGAACAACCCCAACAGTCCGCTCGCGAAACGCAGCATCTATTTCGATTTCGACAGCTATGAAGTAAAACCTGAATACCAGTCGCAACTGCAGGCGCACGCCGACTATCTGCGCCTTCATCCAAGCCGGCACGTTCGGATTCAGGGGAACACCGACGAACGTGGCACAAGCGAGTACAACCTCGCATTGGGTGAACGCCGGTCGCAGGCCGTGCTTCGCACGCTGGAAACGCTCGGCGTACCGGACTCACAGATCGAGGCGGTTAGTTTCGGCAAGGAGAAGCCAGTTGCACTGGGCCATGACGAAGCGTCGTGGGCCCAGAATCGTCGCGCGGACATCGTGTATCGATGA
- a CDS encoding sensor domain-containing diguanylate cyclase, whose protein sequence is MQPRTAAPFTIVVVAIVIACALMGLCVLQLLQSRNDARERASETSRNLGLMAERDIERNFELYDLSLQALIHGLQQPDVMAATPAVRRDVLFDHAMTAQFIGSMLVLDAHGNIILDSANDVPRRGNFSDRKYFTVHRDNPKAGLYVSDPFASRLRGGKLSIALSRRISNPDGSFAGIALIAINLEYFHQLFAGLSLGQRGSISLIGEDGIMVMRQPYNVGIVGRDINKAATFRRFQTAPEGAFSETASIDGVRRLYYFKHLPKLPLIIMVAEAEQDIYAKWRQRALTIGALVVTFGAAFIVLSTVLGAQLRRRMRAESELVLLARTDGLTGLNNRRSFGEVLDREWRRARRARSVFSLLFVDVDRFKAYNDTYGHQAGDEALAAVARCIGENIRQPIDTAARYGGEEFVVLLPDTSQIGATQIAERIRAAINELALEHAGSEYGRVTASIGLASWLPDQDDEPGAVIKAADEALYYAKATGRNKVAAFESQA, encoded by the coding sequence ATGCAACCCCGGACAGCGGCCCCGTTTACCATCGTGGTGGTCGCAATTGTGATTGCCTGCGCGCTGATGGGCTTGTGCGTGCTGCAACTGCTTCAGAGCCGAAACGACGCACGCGAGCGCGCCAGCGAAACCTCGCGCAATCTCGGTCTGATGGCGGAACGCGATATCGAGCGAAACTTCGAGCTCTACGACCTATCGTTGCAAGCGCTGATTCATGGTCTGCAACAGCCCGACGTGATGGCGGCAACACCGGCTGTGCGGCGCGACGTACTGTTCGATCACGCGATGACCGCGCAATTTATCGGCTCGATGCTGGTGCTCGACGCCCACGGCAACATCATCCTGGATTCCGCCAATGACGTGCCGCGCCGGGGGAATTTTTCGGATCGCAAGTACTTTACGGTCCATCGTGACAATCCGAAAGCAGGACTCTATGTCAGTGACCCATTCGCTTCGCGCCTGCGCGGCGGCAAACTCAGCATCGCGCTGTCGCGCCGGATTTCGAACCCGGATGGTTCGTTTGCTGGCATCGCGCTGATCGCGATCAACCTCGAGTATTTCCACCAGCTGTTCGCCGGCCTGTCACTAGGGCAGCGTGGCTCGATCTCTCTGATCGGCGAGGATGGCATCATGGTGATGCGTCAACCATACAATGTCGGCATCGTCGGCCGCGACATCAACAAGGCGGCAACGTTTCGGCGGTTCCAGACCGCACCGGAGGGGGCGTTCTCGGAAACAGCGTCGATTGATGGTGTTCGCCGCCTCTATTACTTTAAGCATCTCCCGAAGCTGCCGCTGATCATCATGGTTGCGGAAGCGGAGCAGGACATCTATGCGAAGTGGCGCCAACGCGCCTTGACGATCGGCGCACTGGTGGTGACCTTCGGCGCGGCCTTCATCGTGCTCTCCACCGTGCTCGGCGCGCAACTGCGACGTCGGATGCGAGCGGAGTCCGAGCTCGTGCTGCTTGCACGCACCGACGGTCTCACCGGGCTGAACAACCGTCGCAGCTTTGGAGAAGTACTGGACCGGGAGTGGCGTCGGGCGCGGAGGGCGCGTTCCGTTTTCTCGCTGCTGTTCGTCGACGTCGACCGCTTCAAGGCCTACAACGATACCTACGGGCACCAGGCCGGAGACGAGGCGCTCGCTGCGGTCGCGCGCTGCATCGGCGAAAACATCCGGCAGCCGATCGATACTGCGGCCCGCTATGGCGGGGAAGAGTTTGTCGTGCTGCTCCCCGATACGTCGCAGATTGGAGCCACCCAGATTGCCGAGCGGATTCGTGCGGCAATCAACGAGCTGGCACTCGAGCACGCCGGAAGCGAATACGGACGTGTGACCGCCAGCATTGGCTTGGCGAGTTGGCTGCCGGATCAAGACGATGAACCCGGTGCGGTGATCAAGGCGGCTGACGAGGCGCTGTACTATGCGAAGGCAACCGGCCGAAACAAGGTTGCAGCTTTTGAGTCTCAAGCGTGA
- a CDS encoding trypsin-like peptidase domain-containing protein: MANIVFKRFALANLVTAALSAGCMAQTPHTSLATNAAVPSAPTATSFTGPYPGIVSDFENMARTQGPAVVSISISSSSGTSDLKQLWPPRGPEDNPFLRYFQQFPPSHTDVEGKLAAQHASGFIITADGDILTNASNIVAHASKISVTLADGRTYRAKVIGSDPASGVALLKIPENGLPVAKIGSASTVKAGEWVASIGSPYGLGNSIERGIVSNTSRLLPDQSYVPLIQTDLTENAGDAGSPLLNLKGEVIGIETPPPDNGNTYQGLAFAIPIDEAMKVERQLKLHGKAEHGRMGISVQEVTGPLALSFGLPKPNGALVTSVDAGSPAAKAGLRAGDIIVGVNGAAVPDSIRLPVTVADMRPGTAIELSYWRAHAMHHTALTLAAVNTNDASVVARSQGSADTYGLTVRNLTRDERRTTGIQGGVRVEQSSGSAAFAGIEPGDIILKVDNTSVSSTAQFLEQIAHAKQAVALLVERHGTRMFVTMEAS; this comes from the coding sequence ATGGCAAACATTGTGTTCAAGCGGTTCGCGCTCGCTAATTTGGTCACCGCAGCACTATCCGCGGGTTGTATGGCACAAACGCCGCATACGTCTTTGGCGACGAACGCGGCTGTTCCGAGCGCCCCCACTGCAACCTCATTCACAGGTCCCTATCCTGGGATCGTCAGCGACTTCGAGAACATGGCACGGACCCAGGGTCCTGCCGTGGTCTCGATCAGTATTTCAAGCAGCAGTGGCACGTCCGACTTGAAACAGCTGTGGCCACCGCGCGGCCCCGAGGACAACCCATTCCTCCGATATTTTCAGCAGTTCCCGCCGAGCCATACGGATGTCGAAGGTAAGTTGGCTGCGCAGCATGCAAGCGGTTTCATCATTACAGCGGACGGCGATATCCTCACGAATGCAAGCAACATTGTTGCTCACGCATCGAAAATATCGGTCACCCTAGCGGACGGTCGGACGTACCGGGCCAAGGTGATCGGCAGCGATCCGGCAAGCGGCGTAGCTCTGCTGAAAATTCCCGAAAATGGGCTGCCGGTCGCCAAGATCGGATCTGCGTCCACTGTCAAAGCTGGCGAATGGGTCGCGTCGATTGGTTCTCCCTATGGACTTGGAAACTCGATCGAGCGAGGTATTGTGAGCAACACCTCCCGCCTGCTTCCCGATCAATCGTATGTTCCGTTGATCCAGACGGATCTTACGGAAAATGCCGGCGACGCCGGCAGTCCGCTCCTGAACCTCAAGGGCGAAGTCATCGGTATCGAAACACCACCGCCGGACAACGGTAATACCTACCAAGGCCTCGCATTCGCGATACCGATCGACGAGGCGATGAAGGTCGAACGGCAGTTGAAACTGCATGGCAAGGCTGAACATGGACGTATGGGAATCTCGGTCCAAGAGGTGACGGGCCCGCTTGCCCTTTCGTTCGGGTTGCCGAAACCGAACGGCGCGCTCGTCACGTCGGTCGACGCAGGTAGCCCCGCTGCAAAAGCAGGCCTGCGAGCAGGTGACATCATTGTCGGCGTGAATGGCGCGGCAGTGCCGGACTCGATTCGATTACCCGTGACGGTTGCCGACATGCGCCCCGGCACAGCGATCGAATTGTCCTATTGGCGCGCTCATGCAATGCACCATACCGCGCTCACCCTGGCGGCCGTGAATACCAATGACGCTTCCGTCGTTGCGAGAAGCCAGGGATCGGCCGACACGTACGGTCTGACCGTGCGCAATCTAACGCGCGACGAGCGTCGCACGACAGGCATTCAGGGAGGCGTCCGCGTCGAGCAAAGCAGCGGATCGGCAGCGTTCGCCGGAATCGAGCCGGGTGACATCATCTTGAAGGTCGATAACACCTCGGTATCGAGCACTGCCCAATTTCTCGAGCAAATCGCGCATGCCAAGCAGGCCGTGGCGCTTCTCGTTGAACGCCACGGCACACGAATGTTCGTGACCATGGAAGCGAGTTGA
- the petA gene encoding ubiquinol-cytochrome c reductase iron-sulfur subunit, which translates to MDEQAVESVVVNVNRRRWLIATSVVGGLGGVATAIPFMDSLSPPDSALAAGAPVKVDISQLSAGAMLTVAWRGKPVFIVNRTDAMLDGVIKATSMVADPDSSHPFSIPLPDYCKNAFRSRTDHRNILVVVGVCTHLGCTPIPRFQSGPQPNLPDDWPGGFLCPCHGSTYDLAGRVFRDKPAPQNLDVPRYMFLSPIELLIGQDERGEAQP; encoded by the coding sequence ATGGATGAACAAGCGGTTGAATCCGTCGTTGTGAACGTTAATCGACGGCGATGGCTCATTGCGACGTCCGTCGTGGGCGGCCTTGGCGGCGTCGCGACAGCTATCCCTTTCATGGACTCGTTGTCGCCGCCCGACAGCGCACTGGCCGCGGGCGCGCCGGTCAAAGTCGATATCAGTCAATTGTCCGCAGGCGCGATGTTGACGGTTGCGTGGCGTGGCAAGCCGGTGTTCATCGTCAATCGAACTGATGCGATGCTTGATGGCGTCATCAAAGCGACCTCGATGGTGGCTGATCCCGACTCATCTCATCCGTTTTCAATACCGTTGCCGGACTATTGCAAGAATGCCTTCCGCTCGCGGACCGATCACCGGAACATACTCGTCGTGGTCGGCGTCTGCACGCACCTCGGTTGCACTCCGATTCCGCGCTTCCAGTCGGGACCCCAGCCGAACCTTCCCGACGACTGGCCTGGCGGCTTCCTGTGCCCATGCCACGGATCGACGTACGATCTCGCGGGGCGGGTCTTCCGCGACAAGCCCGCGCCGCAGAATCTCGACGTCCCGCGCTATATGTTTTTGTCGCCGATCGAGTTGCTGATCGGACAGGATGAACGTGGTGAGGCGCAACCTTGA
- a CDS encoding MarR family winged helix-turn-helix transcriptional regulator: MAASNRRAGGAATKHDLEQLSEFRYRLRRFLRFSEEMLRTEGLTPLQYMLMLHTCAFPDRSWATVGEIAERLQASSHGTVALVTRCEAAGLVRRQTSQHDRRQVEIHLTQKGADCLRKVAALHKSEIQSFGWAFQDVTDTN, encoded by the coding sequence ATGGCAGCGAGCAACCGAAGGGCTGGCGGAGCCGCCACGAAGCACGACCTCGAGCAGTTGTCCGAATTCCGTTATCGGCTGAGGCGCTTTCTGCGTTTCTCCGAGGAGATGCTGCGTACCGAGGGGCTGACACCGTTGCAGTACATGTTGATGTTGCACACCTGTGCATTTCCTGACCGATCATGGGCGACCGTGGGCGAGATTGCCGAGCGGCTACAGGCATCGTCGCATGGCACGGTGGCGCTGGTCACGCGCTGCGAAGCGGCCGGGCTCGTCAGGCGCCAGACGAGCCAGCATGATCGAAGGCAGGTGGAGATCCATCTGACGCAAAAAGGGGCGGATTGTTTGCGCAAGGTCGCGGCTTTGCACAAATCGGAAATTCAATCGTTCGGCTGGGCGTTCCAGGACGTCACGGATACGAACTGA
- a CDS encoding hemerythrin domain-containing protein → MTSVGSRSAITVILHEHDQLSTVIEGMRRFVHLLVAGAPVSGLMVFRAMLYYIREYPQQVHHPKEDRYLFRPLRERTNEFDSVLDELESQHDRGDMKLRNLEHALTRYELKGASALRTLGALMDDYAEFYADHRCLEETLILPAAKRLLTLEDWAEIDAAFGANRDPFDGAKLEHDLGKLLSMIVNTIPDEES, encoded by the coding sequence ATGACGTCGGTCGGGTCGCGTAGTGCCATAACCGTCATCCTCCATGAGCACGACCAGTTGTCCACCGTGATCGAGGGCATGCGGCGCTTTGTTCATCTGCTGGTCGCAGGTGCCCCCGTTTCGGGCCTCATGGTGTTTCGGGCAATGCTTTACTACATCCGAGAATACCCTCAGCAGGTACACCATCCTAAAGAGGATCGCTACCTGTTCAGGCCATTGAGGGAGCGGACCAATGAGTTTGACAGCGTCCTTGATGAACTGGAGTCTCAGCACGATCGAGGCGACATGAAATTGAGAAATCTGGAACACGCGCTAACCCGGTATGAGTTGAAGGGTGCCTCTGCACTTCGTACGCTGGGCGCGCTGATGGATGACTATGCGGAGTTCTATGCGGACCACCGGTGCCTGGAAGAGACTTTGATTTTGCCGGCCGCCAAGCGTCTGTTGACATTGGAGGACTGGGCAGAGATCGACGCCGCCTTTGGAGCAAATCGCGATCCGTTCGATGGGGCAAAGCTTGAACATGATCTGGGAAAATTACTCTCGATGATCGTCAACACCATCCCGGATGAGGAAAGCTAA
- a CDS encoding carboxypeptidase regulatory-like domain-containing protein, whose translation MKYRSNLAFHVAVIVLVAATGSVLAAEPASLPPPEHAGKIAYLSGGIGSDQSTAIKQEMGKYSLVLEFAGRTRGGNDYLADIPVQITDAHAKTVLSTVTTGPFLLVSLPDGHYSVTATYNDQIKRRSFDVHAPSHLHAVFVWTM comes from the coding sequence ATGAAATACCGATCCAACTTAGCGTTTCACGTAGCAGTAATCGTACTTGTCGCTGCGACCGGGAGCGTGCTGGCCGCTGAGCCGGCTTCATTGCCACCGCCCGAACACGCGGGCAAGATCGCCTATCTGTCGGGCGGGATCGGCAGCGATCAATCGACTGCAATCAAGCAGGAGATGGGTAAGTATTCGCTGGTCCTGGAGTTCGCCGGCCGCACGCGAGGTGGCAACGACTACCTGGCAGACATTCCTGTCCAGATCACCGACGCACATGCCAAGACAGTCCTCTCGACGGTGACCACGGGACCATTCCTGCTCGTGTCGCTGCCGGACGGGCACTATTCCGTAACGGCAACGTACAACGATCAGATAAAGCGGCGAAGCTTCGACGTGCACGCGCCCTCGCATCTCCACGCCGTGTTCGTCTGGACGATGTAG
- a CDS encoding chloride channel protein produces MASESTGRDSNAAGDLTSMRVETGRVQRSTQAEDDASPIDMYRLSCLGIVVGVVTGIGAVAFRSLIGFVHNTFFLGQVSSAYNASAFTPPAVWGAFVILVPVVGGLIVTWLVGTFAPEAKGHGVPEVMDAIYFKRGVIRPVVAVVKSLASAFAIGTGAAVGREGPIIQIGSALGSTLGQAVRMSAGQRITLVAAGAGAGIAATFNTPIGGVLFATELMMPEISVNTFLPVALATGTATFVGRLFFGSAPAFLVPAQLGAIPDRPGSVLTLLLYAVLGIVTGAGAALLTHGLHYAEDTFERIPGRYVRHALGMLIVGVTIYLLMRFAGHYYVEGVGYATIQALLYGQLGGCMFLILLALCKTLATSISLGSGSSGGVFSPSLFIGAALGGAFAAFVQAVLPAAPVSAPAFAMVGMGAMVGGGTGAAMTAVAMIFEMTRDYDIVLPMIIAVAVSLATRRLLCRESIYTLKLVRRGHVIPSALHANMFLVQNAAQVMETDVLVQDADVLFRDILGNLDGPPFRHVVVTRSGRIEGVLRINTGLRRAISHDHPSVTLGALAQHNFIVVTPNEAAFDVISQLRQKHATMAVVVTRLEANGTLEVAGVIAKEHIADAVASSIRIFPENRCVDSRRRPEPPHPDNYVPTRADVHAGKEVPHETER; encoded by the coding sequence ATGGCATCGGAATCGACAGGACGAGACAGCAACGCGGCCGGTGACCTCACGTCGATGCGGGTGGAAACCGGCCGCGTACAGCGTTCGACGCAAGCCGAGGACGACGCGTCGCCAATCGACATGTACCGGCTGAGTTGCCTGGGGATTGTGGTTGGCGTCGTGACGGGAATCGGCGCCGTGGCATTTCGCAGCCTGATCGGCTTTGTGCACAACACCTTTTTCCTCGGCCAGGTCTCAAGCGCATATAACGCGAGCGCCTTTACGCCGCCAGCAGTTTGGGGGGCGTTCGTCATTCTGGTGCCGGTAGTCGGCGGTCTGATCGTCACCTGGCTGGTTGGCACCTTTGCGCCGGAGGCGAAGGGGCACGGCGTGCCCGAGGTGATGGACGCGATCTACTTCAAGCGCGGCGTGATTCGCCCTGTCGTTGCCGTCGTGAAATCGCTGGCGTCTGCATTCGCAATCGGGACGGGTGCCGCGGTCGGCAGGGAGGGACCGATCATCCAGATCGGTTCTGCACTCGGCTCGACGCTCGGGCAGGCAGTCAGGATGAGCGCTGGTCAGCGCATCACGCTCGTGGCGGCAGGCGCAGGGGCCGGAATTGCCGCGACGTTCAATACGCCGATCGGCGGTGTCCTGTTCGCGACCGAACTGATGATGCCGGAAATCAGCGTGAACACGTTCCTGCCCGTCGCACTGGCGACCGGCACGGCGACGTTCGTCGGGCGGTTATTCTTCGGCAGTGCGCCGGCGTTTCTGGTGCCAGCCCAGTTGGGTGCGATTCCCGATCGCCCTGGCAGCGTGCTGACGCTCCTGCTGTATGCCGTGCTCGGCATCGTTACGGGCGCCGGCGCGGCACTGTTGACCCACGGGCTCCATTATGCGGAAGACACCTTCGAGCGCATTCCCGGTCGTTATGTACGTCACGCGCTGGGGATGTTGATCGTCGGGGTGACGATCTACTTGCTGATGCGCTTCGCCGGACATTATTACGTCGAAGGCGTGGGCTACGCGACAATTCAGGCGCTGCTTTACGGTCAGCTTGGCGGATGCATGTTTCTCATATTGCTAGCTCTATGCAAGACCCTCGCCACGTCGATCAGCCTGGGTTCGGGATCCTCCGGCGGTGTCTTCTCGCCATCGCTGTTCATCGGAGCAGCATTGGGCGGGGCGTTCGCCGCATTCGTCCAGGCGGTGCTCCCGGCTGCGCCCGTGAGTGCCCCTGCATTCGCGATGGTCGGAATGGGCGCGATGGTGGGAGGCGGTACCGGTGCGGCCATGACGGCGGTCGCGATGATCTTCGAGATGACCCGCGACTACGACATCGTGCTACCGATGATCATCGCGGTTGCGGTCAGTCTCGCGACCCGGCGCCTGCTTTGCCGGGAAAGCATCTATACGCTCAAGCTGGTCCGTCGCGGTCACGTCATTCCCAGCGCGTTGCATGCCAACATGTTCCTCGTCCAGAACGCTGCGCAAGTGATGGAAACCGATGTGCTCGTGCAGGACGCCGACGTGCTCTTCCGCGACATTCTCGGCAATCTGGATGGACCGCCATTCCGCCATGTGGTCGTGACTCGGTCGGGCCGAATCGAAGGCGTGCTCCGCATCAATACCGGGCTGCGACGCGCCATCTCTCACGATCATCCATCGGTGACGCTCGGTGCTCTCGCTCAACACAATTTCATTGTCGTCACGCCGAACGAAGCGGCGTTCGACGTGATCAGCCAATTGCGCCAGAAACACGCAACCATGGCGGTCGTTGTGACCCGGCTCGAAGCGAACGGCACGTTGGAGGTCGCCGGCGTGATTGCCAAGGAGCACATTGCGGATGCGGTGGCGAGCAGCATCAGGATCTTTCCGGAGAACCGGTGCGTGGATAGCAGGAGGCGGCCGGAACCGCCGCATCCTGACAACTACGTGCCGACGCGGGCCGACGTGCATGCCGGCAAGGAGGTTCCGCATGAAACTGAGCGTTGA